The following coding sequences lie in one Candidatus Phytoplasma solani genomic window:
- a CDS encoding ABC transporter permease subunit, whose protein sequence is MSLVVSVDAIILGFLLALLLVKIKYIDPNVFIQNKFLRFTKKTFAYLIDGYFSFFQAVPVLIQSLLFYFSISIIAKSQFKSDFFIITEGIFAVALIVIMLNTGANLAIIMLNNIKFLDQGQIQAAHALGMTQQQVFKYIIFPQSIKRTYPSIYHQFIINIKETALFSSIGLVGLVWQAQRHIATNGDTITPYLTISIIYLLLVFVANTINKLITKYGKKYAISYFAYKLLDVKKINTINKKSHFRNENDFF, encoded by the coding sequence ATGTCTTTGGTAGTCAGTGTTGATGCAATTATTTTAGGCTTTCTATTAGCTTTATTATTAGTAAAAATTAAATATATTGATCCGAATGTCTTTATTCAAAATAAATTTTTGCGTTTCACTAAAAAAACATTTGCTTATTTAATTGATGGTTATTTTAGTTTTTTCCAAGCAGTGCCAGTCTTAATTCAAAGTCTATTGTTTTATTTTTCTATCTCCATTATTGCCAAAAGTCAATTTAAAAGTGATTTTTTTATTATTACCGAAGGTATTTTTGCAGTTGCTTTAATAGTCATTATGTTAAACACCGGTGCTAATTTAGCTATCATTATGTTAAATAACATTAAATTCTTAGATCAAGGGCAAATCCAAGCCGCTCACGCTTTAGGGATGACCCAACAACAAGTTTTTAAATACATTATTTTTCCCCAAAGTATCAAAAGAACTTATCCTTCCATTTATCATCAATTTATTATCAACATCAAAGAAACTGCTTTATTTTCGAGTATTGGATTAGTTGGATTAGTTTGGCAAGCACAAAGACATATCGCCACTAATGGAGATACAATCACCCCTTATTTAACAATTAGCATTATTTATTTATTGTTAGTATTTGTCGCTAATACGATTAATAAATTGATAACCAAATATGGAAAAAAATATGCCATTAGTTATTTTGCCTATAAACTATTGGATGTCAAAAAAATAAACACTATAAACAAAAAAAGCCATTTTCGTAATGAGAATGACTTTTTTTAA
- a CDS encoding DEAD/DEAH box helicase, with product MSQLQNYIQKKIAQLQFKSLTPIQKEVFASFEKAGNLVGIAPTGTGKTHAYLLPLLSQIDFNKNVLQAIILVPTNDLVFQVLEMLKQVEKSPFTKIFYGGMNKQKTLEQLTNKQPALIISTPDKILQYAFKLKKINLKYVSYLVLDEADMMFDQAFLTTLDPLVNHLKAKILLFSATITTQMKPFINRYFGKANFIDVCNQSSSKCVFFMLETKTSRLQTLISLTKVLNPYLALIFINDKKEQELVFHALNDHKLKILNYNSNLNTKQRKQELKAIHKLKYQYVIASDLASRGIDFDASCVIHYNLPTQLEFFFHRSGRTARMGKKGEVIVLYDPQDNKQKEKINKLINMGVVFHSIALGKDSLLRDNQQKTISQINFKDRPTTQKKYNNKQIKNSSLLQSKNCKTTKPKVTPNYKQKQLKNNLFYPKKRLQSVTFSVKKQTKSSHKLLPKKIQLTRPKKNNKKSH from the coding sequence ATGTCTCAATTACAAAACTATATTCAAAAAAAAATAGCCCAACTACAATTTAAATCCTTAACACCAATTCAAAAAGAAGTTTTTGCCTCTTTTGAAAAAGCTGGCAATTTAGTTGGTATCGCCCCTACTGGCACTGGTAAAACACACGCTTATCTTTTGCCTTTGTTAAGTCAAATTGATTTTAATAAAAACGTATTACAAGCCATTATTTTAGTTCCTACCAATGATTTAGTTTTTCAAGTTTTAGAAATGTTAAAACAAGTCGAAAAAAGCCCCTTTACCAAAATTTTTTATGGCGGGATGAATAAACAAAAAACTTTAGAACAACTAACAAATAAACAACCTGCTTTAATTATTTCAACCCCAGACAAAATTTTACAATACGCTTTCAAACTGAAAAAAATCAATTTAAAATACGTCTCTTATTTAGTCTTAGATGAAGCCGATATGATGTTCGATCAAGCTTTTTTAACCACCCTAGATCCTTTGGTAAATCATCTTAAAGCAAAAATTTTATTATTTTCAGCAACCATTACTACCCAAATGAAACCTTTTATTAATCGTTATTTTGGAAAAGCCAACTTTATTGACGTTTGTAACCAAAGTAGTTCTAAATGCGTTTTTTTTATGTTAGAAACTAAAACTAGTCGCCTGCAAACATTAATTAGCCTCACAAAAGTATTAAATCCTTATTTAGCTTTGATTTTTATCAATGATAAAAAAGAACAAGAATTAGTCTTTCATGCCTTAAACGATCATAAATTGAAGATATTGAATTATAATTCTAATTTGAACACAAAACAAAGAAAACAAGAATTAAAAGCGATCCATAAATTAAAATATCAATACGTTATTGCAAGCGATTTAGCCTCTCGAGGAATTGATTTTGATGCTTCTTGTGTGATCCATTATAATTTACCGACCCAATTAGAATTTTTCTTTCATCGCAGCGGAAGAACTGCCCGTATGGGTAAAAAAGGCGAAGTAATTGTGTTATATGACCCTCAAGATAACAAACAAAAAGAAAAAATTAATAAATTAATTAATATGGGAGTCGTTTTTCACAGTATTGCGTTAGGAAAAGACAGTTTACTTAGAGACAATCAACAAAAAACTATTTCCCAAATCAATTTCAAAGATCGCCCAACAACCCAAAAAAAATATAATAACAAACAAATAAAAAATTCATCTCTTCTTCAATCCAAAAATTGCAAAACTACTAAACCTAAAGTAACGCCTAATTACAAGCAAAAACAACTAAAAAATAACCTTTTTTATCCCAAAAAAAGATTGCAATCTGTTACGTTTTCAGTCAAAAAACAAACTAAATCATCACACAAACTACTACCAAAAAAAATCCAACTTACAAGACCGAAAAAAAACAATAAGAAAAGCCACTAA
- the uvrB gene encoding excinuclease ABC subunit UvrB, with protein sequence MSVFKLQTTLKPSGDQPQAIQKLVQGIKQGLKEQILLGATGTGKTFTIANIIEHLQQKTLIIAHNKTLAGQLYNELKAMFPHNQVEYFISYYDYYQPEAYVASSDTYIEKDSKINDEIDQLRHNTVASLLSRKDVIVVASVSCIYGVGDLKDYQASTLRLQTGDKYERNVFLKKLIELQFQRNEINFGRGTFRVRGDIVEIIPSANKEIGTRIVFFGNEIEKIQRFEILNGKVIENLEFINLLPASLYAINTFKIKESIRRIKAELKEQIAHFKKENNLLAAQKIKMRTTHDLEMLAEIGHCNGVENYSRHLALKEQGQLPSTLMDFFGKEFLTIIDESHVTIPQIKGMYFGDFSRKLNLVNYGFRLPSALDNRPLKFDEFTQKTDKIIYLSATPGDYELARKLPIIEQIIRPTFVLDPEIEVRNTKNQIDDLYFEIKARAKKNQRVLITTLTINMSEDLTTYLKNLGVKVAFLHSEIKSLQRLTILNDLRLGKYDCLVGVNLLREGLDLPEVALVAILDADKQGFLRNERSLIQTIGRAARNIEGKVIMYADKTSHAMELAIQETNRRRQKQKEYNQKHQLMPLALNKTILKPFELLSQDKTQKQQILSSQPKDINKEIKRLTKLMKQEAKKLNFQKAASLRDLILELEKTTQKN encoded by the coding sequence ATGAGTGTATTTAAATTACAAACTACCTTAAAACCGAGTGGCGATCAACCTCAAGCCATTCAAAAGTTAGTACAAGGGATTAAACAAGGTTTAAAAGAACAAATTCTTTTGGGAGCAACTGGAACTGGTAAAACTTTTACGATTGCAAACATTATCGAACATTTACAACAAAAAACTCTAATTATCGCCCACAACAAAACCTTAGCAGGGCAACTTTATAATGAATTAAAGGCAATGTTTCCCCATAATCAAGTCGAGTATTTCATTTCTTATTATGATTATTATCAGCCCGAAGCATATGTAGCTTCTAGCGATACTTATATTGAAAAAGATTCTAAAATTAATGATGAAATTGATCAACTAAGACATAATACCGTTGCTTCGTTGTTGAGTCGTAAAGATGTGATTGTAGTAGCTTCTGTTTCGTGTATTTATGGAGTAGGAGATCTAAAAGATTATCAAGCATCTACGTTACGCTTGCAAACGGGCGACAAATACGAAAGAAATGTTTTTTTAAAAAAATTAATAGAGCTCCAATTTCAAAGAAACGAAATTAACTTTGGCAGAGGCACTTTTCGGGTAAGAGGCGATATTGTTGAAATCATTCCATCTGCGAACAAAGAAATCGGGACAAGAATTGTTTTTTTTGGTAACGAAATCGAAAAAATACAACGGTTTGAAATATTAAATGGTAAGGTAATCGAAAATCTTGAATTTATTAATCTTTTGCCTGCTAGTCTTTATGCTATCAATACTTTCAAAATCAAAGAAAGCATTAGAAGAATTAAAGCTGAATTAAAAGAGCAGATCGCACATTTTAAAAAAGAAAATAATCTTTTAGCAGCACAAAAAATTAAAATGCGAACGACACATGACTTAGAAATGCTAGCCGAAATCGGACATTGTAATGGCGTGGAAAACTATTCTAGACATTTAGCTTTAAAGGAGCAAGGCCAACTGCCATCGACTTTAATGGATTTTTTTGGCAAAGAATTTTTAACTATCATTGATGAATCACATGTCACTATCCCACAAATCAAAGGAATGTATTTTGGTGATTTTTCGCGGAAATTAAATTTAGTTAATTATGGTTTTCGCCTTCCTAGTGCACTTGATAATAGACCTTTAAAATTCGATGAATTCACACAGAAAACAGATAAAATCATTTATCTATCAGCGACTCCAGGGGATTATGAACTGGCTCGTAAATTACCGATTATCGAACAAATTATCCGTCCTACTTTTGTCCTTGATCCAGAAATTGAAGTTAGAAACACAAAAAACCAAATCGATGATCTTTATTTTGAAATCAAAGCAAGAGCTAAAAAGAATCAAAGGGTTTTGATAACTACTTTAACTATTAACATGAGTGAAGATTTAACAACTTATCTTAAAAATTTAGGAGTTAAGGTGGCTTTTTTACATAGCGAAATCAAGTCTTTACAAAGGTTGACAATTTTAAATGATTTAAGATTAGGTAAATATGATTGTTTGGTAGGTGTTAATTTACTTAGAGAAGGATTAGATTTGCCTGAAGTGGCCTTAGTGGCTATTTTAGATGCAGATAAACAAGGTTTTTTAAGAAACGAAAGAAGCCTTATTCAGACTATCGGCAGAGCTGCTCGCAATATTGAAGGCAAAGTGATTATGTATGCTGATAAAACTAGTCATGCGATGGAGCTAGCGATTCAAGAAACTAACCGCAGAAGGCAAAAGCAAAAAGAATATAACCAAAAACATCAATTAATGCCTTTGGCTCTTAATAAAACTATTTTAAAGCCATTCGAATTACTATCCCAAGATAAAACACAAAAACAACAAATATTAAGCAGCCAACCAAAAGACATCAACAAAGAAATTAAAAGATTGACAAAATTGATGAAACAAGAAGCTAAAAAGCTTAATTTTCAAAAAGCAGCTTCATTGAGGGATTTGATTTTAGAATTAGAAAAAACAACCCAAAAAAACTAA
- the uvrC gene encoding excinuclease ABC subunit UvrC: protein MCKMLEKIKNLPLNAGCYLFKNKNGTIIYVGKAKNLKKRVQSYFIKGHNQKTTLLIQETKDFFYIITNTEQEALILEANLIKKHTPKYNFKLLDDKTYPYLEITQEKHPQLKISRFKKIPPGKILFGPYPSLKSTKITLKLLHLFYPLKRCPASTKKACFYFYINQCLGACSGKIVDYEPNIKAITNFLKGDTNFILTKIKTLMQTASQQLFYEKAQEYRDMITHIKNTTKKQIINHQKSTNYDILAYAFNQDQIAIQILQMQQGNITDSYHSVFSYVGYPQEHIHTYLAFYYQNKPKPEFIITGKNNQNQNFANELQQQKEAILFNVKLLEKILKTKIIVAQKGDKQKLYFLALKNAQNNLSQNNLIYQSQEQLTQQALDKLAVIFNRDIKRIDVFDNSQLFGQAFVSSRIVFDNFHLEKKLYRTYHIKNNNPNEYQAFEEVLTRSYNKQEAKPDLILVDGGFLQLQTSFKALHKLNIDIALAALQKNKKHQLEYLITSHDKIALVKKPQLFRFLKQLSEEVHRFTVKFHRKTKHKLDYQTTLSQIKGIGLKRKKAILTHFTNLAELKKASWQDLKKIGISKKIFEAIKNNL from the coding sequence ATGTGTAAGATGTTAGAAAAAATTAAAAATTTACCCTTAAATGCTGGTTGTTATTTGTTTAAAAACAAAAACGGAACTATTATTTATGTTGGCAAAGCAAAAAACTTAAAAAAGAGAGTCCAAAGTTATTTTATTAAAGGACACAACCAAAAAACAACCTTGTTAATTCAAGAAACAAAAGACTTTTTTTACATCATTACTAACACAGAACAAGAAGCTTTAATTTTAGAAGCTAATTTAATTAAAAAACACACCCCCAAATACAACTTTAAACTTTTAGATGACAAAACTTACCCTTATTTAGAAATTACCCAAGAAAAACATCCACAATTAAAAATTTCGCGTTTTAAAAAAATTCCTCCTGGAAAAATACTGTTTGGACCTTATCCAAGCCTTAAAAGTACTAAGATTACTTTAAAATTATTACACCTTTTTTATCCTTTAAAAAGGTGTCCTGCATCAACTAAAAAAGCTTGTTTTTATTTTTACATCAACCAATGTTTAGGGGCATGCAGCGGAAAAATAGTTGATTACGAACCTAATATCAAAGCAATTACTAACTTTTTAAAAGGCGATACTAATTTTATTTTAACTAAAATTAAAACTTTGATGCAAACAGCAAGCCAACAATTATTTTATGAAAAAGCACAAGAATACCGCGATATGATTACACATATTAAAAATACTACCAAAAAACAAATCATTAATCATCAAAAGTCAACTAATTACGATATTTTAGCCTACGCCTTCAATCAAGATCAAATTGCTATTCAAATCTTACAAATGCAACAAGGAAATATCACAGATTCTTATCACAGTGTTTTTTCTTATGTTGGTTATCCACAAGAACACATTCATACTTATCTTGCCTTTTATTACCAAAACAAACCCAAACCAGAGTTTATTATCACAGGCAAAAATAATCAAAACCAAAATTTTGCAAATGAGCTTCAACAACAAAAAGAAGCTATTTTATTTAATGTCAAATTATTAGAAAAAATTTTGAAAACTAAAATTATAGTCGCCCAAAAAGGCGATAAGCAAAAATTATATTTTTTGGCTTTAAAAAACGCTCAAAATAATTTATCACAAAATAACTTAATTTATCAAAGTCAAGAACAATTAACCCAACAAGCTTTAGATAAGTTAGCAGTTATTTTTAATCGTGATATCAAAAGGATTGATGTTTTTGACAATTCGCAATTATTTGGGCAAGCATTTGTTTCTTCAAGGATTGTTTTTGATAATTTTCATTTGGAAAAAAAACTGTATCGTACTTACCACATCAAAAACAATAACCCCAATGAATATCAAGCTTTTGAAGAAGTTTTGACTAGGAGTTATAACAAACAAGAAGCAAAACCAGATTTAATTTTAGTTGACGGTGGCTTTTTGCAATTACAAACTAGCTTTAAGGCCTTACATAAACTTAATATAGACATTGCTTTGGCAGCTTTACAGAAAAACAAGAAACATCAACTAGAATATCTAATTACCTCGCATGATAAAATTGCTTTGGTAAAAAAACCGCAATTATTTCGCTTTTTAAAACAACTAAGCGAAGAAGTCCACCGCTTTACTGTTAAATTTCATCGTAAAACTAAACATAAACTCGATTATCAAACCACTTTATCACAAATCAAAGGGATTGGATTGAAACGAAAAAAGGCTATCTTAACTCATTTTACCAATTTGGCGGAGTTGAAAAAAGCTTCTTGGCAAGATTTAAAAAAAATAGGGATTTCGAAAAAGATTTTTGAAGCTATCAAAAACAACCTTTAA
- the ribF gene encoding riboflavin biosynthesis protein RibF, which yields MKIIDNFPHFSFNNLPPLTLAFGDFDGLHLGHQLILQKVLSFKDTKSALINFIPNSKAFFQNQKDFYLTSYDQKVTFYRFLGFDYLFLWRWSKKLTFLTKDRFIALLKQNNVKRVIITKEARFGYQKQGNYQDLIKYFEVCLIDDYVKPKKGQQKVSSTYIKNLLSQGKIKEANLSLGKPYLIQGKVILGQQRGRQLGFRTANLDCSNYFLPLLGVYAVLVTYKRKKYRSIANLGVRPTFDSGNKKLLEVHLFDFEKDLYGKTITVEFIAFLRAEKKFANVSELIEQIKADIILAKSNV from the coding sequence ATGAAAATAATTGACAATTTCCCACATTTCTCTTTTAATAATCTACCCCCTTTAACTTTGGCTTTTGGTGATTTTGACGGACTACATTTAGGCCATCAACTAATTTTACAAAAAGTACTTTCTTTTAAAGATACCAAAAGCGCTTTAATTAATTTTATCCCCAATTCTAAAGCTTTTTTTCAAAATCAAAAAGATTTTTATTTAACCTCTTACGACCAAAAAGTAACTTTTTATCGTTTTTTAGGTTTTGATTATCTTTTTTTGTGGCGTTGGTCCAAAAAGTTAACTTTTTTAACCAAAGATAGATTTATTGCGTTATTGAAACAAAATAACGTCAAAAGGGTCATCATCACCAAAGAAGCTCGCTTTGGCTACCAAAAACAAGGTAATTATCAAGATTTAATAAAATATTTTGAAGTTTGTCTAATCGATGATTATGTAAAACCAAAGAAAGGCCAACAAAAAGTATCTAGTACTTATATCAAAAATCTTTTAAGCCAAGGCAAAATTAAAGAAGCTAATTTGTCTTTGGGCAAACCGTATTTAATCCAAGGTAAAGTCATTTTAGGCCAACAAAGAGGCAGACAGTTAGGCTTTCGCACAGCCAATTTAGATTGTAGTAATTACTTTTTGCCTCTATTAGGCGTTTATGCTGTGTTAGTAACTTATAAAAGAAAAAAATATCGTAGTATTGCTAATTTAGGAGTTCGTCCGACTTTTGATAGTGGCAACAAAAAACTTTTAGAAGTCCATCTTTTTGATTTTGAAAAAGATTTATATGGCAAAACAATAACAGTCGAATTTATCGCTTTTTTGCGAGCTGAGAAAAAATTTGCTAATGTTTCTGAGTTAATAGAACAAATCAAAGCAGATATTATCTTAGCAAAAAGCAATGTTTAA
- a CDS encoding AAA family ATPase — MRNKSTKKTTKLEETKTPKEEKTTKSTKLVDKPKEKTAVKDEPVTITETTTVTTITKPFSQINTVLAASQKPKENNNVFLFLVFLFLLVFGSLLLTLYAYMSIGKQIKENKLQSNDQLEEQIKDLENSVKGIKDLEIPEEDIKKIIKETIKENKSTESVNSTDKNDDDQNKQPQMNDVPTPDSQSQQESKVQEENLLISEQFGFKEQSYKNFPNFKDLVGLTQAKENVKPFLNYIKYPEVYDNRGKVGLPTGMMMYGTPGCGKTVFAGSVAQEAKMNLIEVQAADFSQKYVGDGPQMVKELFAFAREVAKRRGGVILFIDECENVFLSPEGINNGSDINNVVNQFKVELEPRQDEKGPQPRIFVMGATNNFSKIDEAIMSRFTLKLELMPGNLEEREQQLKFIVESNKHPITKEAKQYLLKTINKALDNLPPPRGENNNTKHYKKAYRVLSKLVETANNISIGRNINALNDLEERKKRGDNSVTELKCNLPNHETDYQNNEKFKSHNKGQISLSKDDLVKTLENCCACEAIDIVDLMQAYRDIIDPSLETLKSVDPNWDTNFSALKQRKKD, encoded by the coding sequence TTGAGAAATAAATCAACTAAAAAAACCACCAAACTAGAAGAAACAAAAACCCCAAAAGAAGAAAAAACTACTAAAAGCACTAAACTAGTCGATAAACCAAAAGAAAAAACAGCAGTCAAAGACGAGCCAGTAACTATTACAGAAACTACTACCGTAACTACTATTACTAAACCGTTTTCACAAATTAATACTGTTCTTGCTGCGTCCCAAAAACCAAAGGAAAACAATAATGTTTTTTTGTTCTTAGTTTTTTTGTTTTTGTTGGTGTTTGGTTCTTTATTGTTGACCCTATATGCCTACATGTCTATTGGAAAACAAATTAAAGAAAACAAACTACAATCAAATGATCAATTAGAGGAACAAATCAAAGATTTAGAAAATTCCGTTAAAGGAATCAAAGATTTAGAAATTCCAGAAGAAGACATTAAAAAAATAATTAAAGAAACAATTAAAGAAAATAAATCAACAGAATCAGTTAATAGTACTGATAAAAATGATGACGATCAAAACAAACAACCCCAAATGAATGACGTACCAACACCTGATAGTCAATCACAACAAGAAAGTAAAGTTCAAGAAGAAAATCTTTTAATCAGCGAACAATTTGGTTTTAAAGAACAATCTTATAAGAATTTTCCTAATTTTAAAGATCTAGTTGGGTTAACACAAGCCAAAGAAAACGTGAAACCTTTTTTAAATTATATTAAATATCCAGAAGTTTATGATAATAGAGGTAAGGTTGGTCTTCCTACTGGTATGATGATGTATGGTACTCCAGGTTGCGGTAAAACAGTGTTTGCAGGTTCTGTGGCACAAGAAGCTAAAATGAATTTAATTGAAGTACAAGCCGCTGATTTTTCTCAAAAATATGTTGGTGATGGGCCTCAAATGGTAAAAGAATTGTTTGCTTTTGCCAGAGAAGTAGCTAAAAGGAGAGGTGGGGTAATTCTTTTTATTGATGAATGTGAAAACGTTTTTTTATCCCCAGAAGGTATAAACAATGGCTCAGATATTAATAACGTTGTCAATCAATTTAAAGTGGAATTAGAACCAAGACAAGACGAAAAAGGACCTCAACCACGTATTTTTGTTATGGGTGCTACTAATAATTTTTCTAAAATAGATGAAGCTATTATGTCGCGTTTTACCTTGAAATTAGAATTAATGCCTGGTAATTTGGAAGAAAGAGAACAACAACTTAAATTCATTGTTGAAAGTAACAAACATCCTATTACCAAAGAAGCCAAACAATATTTATTAAAAACAATTAACAAGGCGCTAGACAATTTACCTCCACCAAGAGGGGAAAATAACAATACTAAACATTACAAAAAAGCTTATCGTGTGTTATCAAAACTAGTAGAAACAGCTAATAATATATCTATTGGAAGAAACATTAATGCTTTAAATGATTTAGAAGAGAGAAAAAAACGAGGCGACAATTCAGTTACAGAACTAAAATGCAACCTTCCGAATCATGAAACAGATTATCAAAACAATGAAAAATTTAAATCGCACAACAAGGGACAAATATCATTATCAAAAGATGACTTAGTAAAAACATTAGAAAATTGTTGTGCGTGCGAGGCAATTGATATCGTTGATTTAATGCAAGCTTATCGTGATATTATAGATCCTAGTCTTGAAACTCTAAAATCAGTTGATCCAAATTGGGACACTAATTTTTCTGCTTTGAAGCAAAGAAAAAAAGACTAA